TAGTcaacaagtaaaaaaaaaaaaagtttatattatagttAATGCATGAAGAACATGATGTTTTCTTAACTATTAAGAAGTGATGGccgaaaaaaagaaagaaagagagaacgGTACGGTAGAGACGGTAACAATGCAGTAATGAGGTAGAAAAGTTCCTTATTATGCATGCAGTATTTACTGATTATGCTTccatatttatacaaaatttataactttagaGGGTATGTTTCTCATTAGTTTTAGTAATAAATCTTCAAGCTttaattagtttgaattaattaacgcattattttatatatgaaaaatatccccaaatttttttttttttttgtttaaatcgaCATTAATCATATTTCCAACTCTTTTTCACGAACATTTCCATCAATGCTTCATGCTTTccttattttatgaatttaaattacttaGCAAGAACCTCCTGTGAGAAGCATATAATTATGTACTCGTTATAACTAATACAATGTATAAAATTGTGATAGGACTATCAGGAAATGGGAGCATTGTCACCGTCACACCCTTCAAATTTTGAATCGATCTTGCTGTCAAATAGATTCCATGAGAAAGGAGAAGCTATGTTGGATTCTTACAGTGCCTGGTTGGTAAGCTTCACGTAGTTTCTTTTAATTGCCTACATATCTTGATTTGTCAGCATTTTGCTTATGCTTTACgcacttattatatattatgattctGGTGGATTCCAGGTCAAGCATCCCTCTGCACTGGACTCATTCGAGCAGATGATTGCAGCAGCACATGGAAAAAAGATAGTTGTATTTCTGGATTATGATGGAACCTTGTCACCCATTGTTCAAGATCCAAACAAAGCTTTCATGTCCGATAAGGTAATCTTCTTCTCTATCACATTCATGTTGATAttgtaaattcaaatatatcatGTCAAATTACTGCAGATGCGTTCTGCTGTAAACGAAGTTGCAAAGTTTTTTCCTACCGCAATTATTAGTGGAAGGTGTCTTGATAAGGTAAATTCGGCTAATGGTTTCTTTCAGATACCCTATAAATTACATTAACTAATGCTAATGGCAACATTTGTTTATTcattgtatgtatgtatgtatttgcTATGGTGTATAGGTGATTGAATTTGTACAACTGAAGAATGTTGTTTATGCTGGAAGCCATGGTATGGACATATCAACTCCGTCTGGCTCTTTGAACCATGAAAACCACACACATGAATCTAGAAGTGTTGATGAACAGGTTCCTTGCTATGTTCTTAATATAACATAGTAATTCtgtctttcttcttctccttcttttaACAGTGGTTTTGCTTTATAGGGTAAAGAAGTAGTTCACTTTCAACCTGCAAAAGAATTCTTGCTTACAATCCAAGAGGTAGTATACTTGATTTGGTGAATTATTAAAACTTTCTTCATTTAAAATGGaaattttatctttctcttctcCTCAATGTTCTTAATCTCTTGTTGTAGATACTTCAGGTGCTGGAAGAAAGAGTCAAGACAGTTAAAGGTGCAATGGTAGAAGACAACAAATTCTGCATTTCTGTGCACTTTCGTCGTGTACAGGATAAGGTAatcaaacaacaacaataatcCTAGCACTAAACAACCTTCACACAATTAATAAATCTGCTTTTTGAACTTCAGGATCTGGATTCCCTCAAAGAAATGGTAAAACTTACATTGGAAGCTTACCcaaattttcagatttccaGTGGCAAAAAGGTACTCTTTCAAGtggttttaaatatatttgtacatgaatatgatcagtagtgtaaagtTAATTCGTTCATTAATCAGGTAATAGAGATACGGCCTTGTATCAACTGGGATAAAGGTCGAGCATTGGAGTATTTGCTTGACACTTTTGGGTTCAACAGTTGCAGCGATTTCCTTCCTCTGTACATAGGAGATGATACAACTGATGAAGATGCTTTTAAGGTACCAAACAActaaactttttatatatttatttatataatatatagataataggCTAAgctataaatataatattccaAGTTGAATAATTGCAGGTTATTCAGCGAATTGGCTGTGGTTATGCTATTGTTGTTTCTAGTATTCCCAGAGAAACAAAGGCTTCTCACTCCCTACGTGATCCGGGTGAAGTTATGTCGTTTTTGACTCGACTTGTAAAATGGAACAAGACCGCAA
This sequence is a window from Mangifera indica cultivar Alphonso chromosome 5, CATAS_Mindica_2.1, whole genome shotgun sequence. Protein-coding genes within it:
- the LOC123217093 gene encoding probable trehalose-phosphate phosphatase 6, whose amino-acid sequence is MGALSPSHPSNFESILLSNRFHEKGEAMLDSYSAWLVKHPSALDSFEQMIAAAHGKKIVVFLDYDGTLSPIVQDPNKAFMSDKMRSAVNEVAKFFPTAIISGRCLDKVIEFVQLKNVVYAGSHGMDISTPSGSLNHENHTHESRSVDEQGKEVVHFQPAKEFLLTIQEILQVLEERVKTVKGAMVEDNKFCISVHFRRVQDKDLDSLKEMVKLTLEAYPNFQISSGKKVIEIRPCINWDKGRALEYLLDTFGFNSCSDFLPLYIGDDTTDEDAFKVIQRIGCGYAIVVSSIPRETKASHSLRDPGEVMSFLTRLVKWNKTANYIN